From Echinicola jeungdonensis, the proteins below share one genomic window:
- a CDS encoding hybrid sensor histidine kinase/response regulator transcription factor, translated as MKFTPWPFLLLLTFSWLVSSCQNESPEKELVIGFSQCTTYDDWRKAMDQEMRRELSFHENVHFKFRDASGNNDLQIQQIRELVKSGLDLLIVSPNEAEPITPVVEEVFESGIPVILLDRKTNSNLYTAFVGADNYQIGQMAAQYIVRYVNGKGHIIEIKGLSGSTPFIERHQGFKQTIQQFPDIQVSPVEGDWGVKRDGKAAFIQLLEKDQDYDMVFAHNDILAIAAQKVQAESYPSSNLKIMGVDGLPGPRGGIQYVSDGLLHATILYPTGGDKAIQLAMDILNNRSFQKENILKTTVIDSSNVDVMKNYTHEIRSMESDMDRMEQKIQEQLEIFTTQRNLLYTLSLLFVLMVLSLGFVLKLLVDRRKIDRRLKQRNEEILKQKDQILAISEEANRANQERITFFTNISHEFRTPLTLIQAPIEELLDKNGDTKAKKEVLMIKKNISRLLRLVNQLMDFRKIDHAKMPVKAAEQELIPFLEGIMSAFEPLAKKRKMTFKLLADKRNIQLWFDPGMLDKVLFNLLSNAFKYTEPKGTVLVHVQEDELQNEVLIKVEDNGSGMSPEEVEHIFDRFYQGRGASQKMGTGLGLALSKELVELHHGQIQVESSPGEKTCFAIRLKKGKTHFSEDEMVKEVIHKNLTEEVFYQEEPLLFEMDKGKTETSQNSILIIEDDPELRNYFQQKLAANYQVFKAESITTGLALAQENIPDLITCDLMLEDGDGMEIIRELKSDLRTSHIPIIVISAKSSIEDRLEGIRQGIDDYITKPFSFQLLLERIRMLLINREKLRAHFLHELPVDPEITDPSTLEKKFLKTFTSLIEENIVNPKFGANELSQALGLSRSQLYRKVKAILGYSVNDYINKVRIKKAKALLKEEDKTIAEIAGLIGFSSSTYFSTVFKNQLGVSPSEFRENHKN; from the coding sequence ATGAAATTTACCCCTTGGCCTTTTTTGCTGCTTTTGACTTTTTCCTGGCTTGTTAGTTCCTGCCAAAATGAATCCCCGGAAAAGGAATTGGTAATCGGCTTTTCCCAATGCACCACATATGATGATTGGAGAAAAGCCATGGACCAGGAAATGCGCAGGGAGCTTTCCTTTCATGAAAATGTGCATTTCAAATTCAGGGATGCCTCGGGCAATAATGACCTGCAAATCCAGCAGATCAGGGAACTGGTAAAATCCGGGCTGGACCTGTTGATCGTTTCCCCCAATGAGGCGGAACCCATTACTCCTGTGGTGGAAGAGGTGTTTGAAAGTGGCATTCCGGTGATTTTGTTGGACCGAAAAACCAACTCTAATCTTTATACGGCCTTTGTGGGAGCCGACAATTACCAGATCGGGCAAATGGCCGCCCAGTACATTGTCCGCTACGTTAATGGAAAAGGCCATATCATTGAAATCAAGGGGTTAAGCGGTTCCACGCCATTTATAGAAAGGCATCAGGGATTTAAACAAACCATCCAGCAATTTCCGGACATCCAGGTTAGCCCCGTGGAGGGAGATTGGGGAGTTAAAAGGGATGGGAAGGCTGCTTTTATCCAATTATTGGAAAAGGACCAGGACTACGATATGGTCTTTGCCCATAATGATATCTTGGCCATTGCTGCCCAAAAAGTGCAGGCTGAAAGTTACCCTTCCTCAAATCTAAAAATCATGGGTGTGGATGGTTTGCCCGGTCCCCGGGGAGGCATTCAGTATGTTTCGGATGGCTTACTCCATGCCACCATTTTATACCCTACCGGAGGGGACAAGGCCATTCAGCTGGCCATGGATATTCTGAATAACCGTTCCTTCCAAAAAGAAAATATCCTCAAAACCACCGTCATTGACAGCTCCAATGTGGACGTGATGAAAAATTACACCCATGAAATTAGGTCCATGGAATCGGATATGGACCGGATGGAGCAAAAGATCCAGGAACAACTGGAAATTTTCACCACCCAAAGGAACCTCTTGTACACCTTAAGCCTGCTTTTTGTATTGATGGTCTTGTCTTTGGGTTTTGTGTTGAAATTATTGGTTGACCGTAGGAAAATAGACCGGAGACTTAAGCAAAGAAATGAAGAAATCCTCAAGCAAAAGGACCAGATCCTGGCCATTTCCGAAGAAGCCAATAGGGCTAACCAGGAAAGGATTACATTTTTCACCAATATTTCCCATGAATTCAGGACGCCATTAACGCTTATTCAGGCCCCTATCGAAGAATTGCTCGATAAAAATGGCGATACTAAGGCCAAAAAGGAAGTCCTGATGATCAAGAAAAACATCAGCAGGTTGCTCAGGCTCGTCAACCAATTGATGGATTTCCGTAAAATCGATCATGCCAAAATGCCCGTAAAAGCGGCTGAACAAGAACTTATCCCTTTCCTGGAAGGCATCATGTCGGCTTTTGAACCGCTAGCCAAAAAGAGAAAAATGACCTTCAAATTATTGGCCGACAAGCGGAATATCCAACTTTGGTTTGACCCCGGGATGCTGGATAAAGTCCTGTTTAATTTGCTTTCCAATGCCTTTAAATATACCGAGCCCAAAGGAACGGTATTGGTCCATGTCCAGGAGGATGAATTGCAAAATGAAGTGCTGATCAAAGTTGAGGATAATGGCTCGGGCATGTCCCCGGAAGAGGTGGAGCATATTTTTGACCGCTTTTACCAGGGCCGAGGGGCTTCCCAAAAAATGGGCACAGGTTTAGGATTGGCCCTTTCCAAGGAATTGGTCGAACTGCATCATGGGCAAATCCAGGTGGAAAGCAGCCCCGGAGAAAAAACCTGCTTTGCGATCCGGCTTAAAAAAGGGAAAACCCATTTTTCGGAAGATGAAATGGTCAAGGAAGTGATCCACAAAAACCTGACAGAGGAAGTTTTTTACCAGGAGGAGCCTTTGTTATTTGAAATGGACAAAGGCAAAACGGAAACTTCCCAAAACAGCATTTTGATCATCGAAGATGATCCCGAACTGAGAAATTATTTCCAACAAAAACTGGCAGCCAACTATCAGGTTTTTAAGGCAGAAAGCATTACCACAGGGCTTGCTTTAGCCCAGGAAAATATCCCGGACCTGATCACTTGTGACCTGATGTTGGAAGATGGTGATGGCATGGAGATCATCCGGGAATTAAAATCGGACCTGAGGACCAGCCACATTCCAATAATCGTCATTTCAGCCAAATCCTCCATAGAAGACCGCTTGGAGGGCATCCGACAGGGCATTGACGATTACATCACCAAACCTTTTAGCTTTCAATTATTGTTGGAGCGGATCAGGATGTTGCTGATCAACCGGGAAAAATTAAGGGCCCATTTTCTCCATGAATTACCCGTGGACCCGGAAATCACGGACCCCTCCACCCTGGAAAAGAAATTCCTCAAGACTTTTACTTCCCTGATTGAGGAAAATATTGTCAATCCAAAATTTGGCGCCAATGAACTGAGCCAGGCCCTGGGCCTCAGCAGAAGCCAACTTTACCGGAAAGTAAAAGCCATTTTGGGCTACAGCGTCAATGATTATATCAACAAAGTCCGCATCAAAAAGGCCAAAGCTCTATTGAAGGAAGAAGACAAAACCATTGCCGAAATTGCCGGGTTAATTGGCTTTAGTTCCTCCACTTATTTCTCCACCGTATTTAAAAACCAACTGGGTGTATCTCCTTCAGAATTTAGAGAAAATCATAAAAATTGA
- the istA gene encoding IS21 family transposase, whose protein sequence is MAGKPKPMSQIKQMIILRQQGKGIKTIARMLEMSKNTVKSYLFKLDKLLENNKKTGLTTEKLLSMEVPEIEKQFLSGDPSYKDPRYEHFISNLAYYQKELQRKGVTKTLLWEEYRQSYPDGYGRSQFCHHLNQQDLARAKPSMVLEHKPAEKLYIDFAGKPIAYIDRETGEEVRCQLFVACLPYSDYAFAMAVASQTIPDFLYALSRCMEQLGGVPQLLVPDNLKAAVNKADKYEPSINQALEDFANHYGTAVVPARARKPQDKALVENQVKVLYSRVYARLRNMQFFDIHSLNRAIGQKVKAHNQTRMQQKPYCREEKFLADEKGLLGKLPGERFELRHYARLTVAKNNHIYLARDNHYFSVPYTLIGQRVKVIYTRSMLYVFHKGERVAIHSRGFNQGSYSTLKEHLCSQHQHYRDRSPEYYRSKAAQHSKVLSRYISLLFKQGKIPEQLYRTCDGLLALGRKVDKERLEKACNTAMEYKVYSYTFIKNMLENNMTEATAEPSARELPEHGNVRGKTYYDQYQ, encoded by the coding sequence ATGGCAGGTAAACCAAAACCGATGAGTCAGATCAAGCAGATGATTATTTTACGGCAGCAGGGCAAGGGCATCAAAACCATAGCCCGCATGCTGGAGATGAGCAAAAACACAGTCAAGAGCTATCTTTTTAAGCTGGACAAGCTGTTGGAAAACAATAAGAAAACAGGGCTTACGACGGAGAAGCTCCTGTCCATGGAGGTACCTGAGATTGAGAAACAGTTCCTTTCAGGGGACCCTTCTTACAAAGATCCCCGGTACGAACACTTTATCTCCAACCTTGCTTATTATCAAAAAGAGCTCCAGCGCAAAGGGGTGACCAAAACTCTTTTATGGGAAGAGTACAGGCAGTCCTATCCCGATGGATACGGCCGTAGCCAGTTTTGCCACCACCTCAACCAACAGGATCTTGCCCGGGCAAAGCCATCCATGGTACTTGAGCATAAGCCTGCAGAGAAGCTGTATATAGACTTTGCAGGCAAGCCCATCGCCTACATAGACAGGGAAACCGGAGAAGAGGTCCGGTGCCAGCTGTTTGTGGCCTGCCTTCCCTATTCGGATTATGCCTTTGCCATGGCCGTGGCCTCCCAGACCATCCCGGACTTCCTATATGCCCTAAGCCGTTGTATGGAGCAGTTGGGGGGTGTGCCACAGCTGTTGGTCCCCGATAACCTGAAAGCCGCAGTGAACAAAGCCGACAAGTATGAGCCAAGTATCAACCAGGCCCTTGAGGATTTTGCCAACCACTACGGCACGGCTGTAGTGCCTGCCAGGGCGAGGAAGCCGCAGGACAAGGCATTGGTAGAGAACCAGGTAAAGGTCCTTTACTCCCGGGTATATGCCAGGCTCAGGAATATGCAGTTCTTCGATATACACAGTTTAAACAGGGCCATTGGCCAAAAGGTAAAAGCCCATAACCAGACCCGGATGCAGCAAAAGCCCTACTGCAGGGAAGAGAAGTTTCTCGCCGATGAGAAGGGCCTGTTGGGGAAACTCCCCGGGGAACGCTTCGAGCTGAGACACTATGCCCGGCTGACCGTTGCCAAAAACAACCACATCTATCTGGCCCGGGACAACCACTATTTCAGTGTCCCCTATACACTGATAGGCCAAAGGGTAAAGGTGATCTATACACGGAGTATGCTCTATGTGTTCCATAAAGGGGAACGGGTGGCCATACACAGCAGAGGCTTCAATCAAGGGAGTTATTCCACGCTCAAAGAACACCTGTGTTCCCAGCACCAGCATTATAGGGACAGAAGTCCTGAATATTACCGCAGCAAAGCCGCCCAACACTCAAAGGTCTTGTCCAGGTACATCTCCCTGCTGTTTAAACAGGGCAAGATCCCCGAACAGCTTTACAGGACCTGTGACGGGCTGCTCGCCCTGGGCAGGAAGGTGGATAAGGAGCGACTGGAGAAAGCCTGCAATACAGCCATGGAGTACAAAGTATACTCCTATACCTTTATCAAGAACATGCTGGAAAACAATATGACAGAAGCTACAGCGGAGCCGTCTGCCAGGGAACTTCCTGAACACGGGAATGTCAGGGGAAAAACATATTATGACCAATATCAATAA
- the istB gene encoding IS21-like element helper ATPase IstB produces the protein MPNPIETQLIKLRLHGMHQTWTTLQETRKNQSLSLAEGLELMLQAEEQERDNRRFKRLESNAGFRYKASLEELSLDKTRGLDDMLLATLATGEYITNRDAVLVTGATGCGKSYLASALGHQACVHGKKVAYFNTQKLMIKIKMVRLDGTAIRFFDKLAKTDLLILDDFGLTNLDKQQQIDLMELIEDRHGKKSTIIASQLPVSSWYDVIGEPTIADAILDRLVHVSYRIELKGESLRKKM, from the coding sequence ATGCCCAATCCGATCGAAACACAACTTATCAAACTCAGGCTCCACGGCATGCACCAAACATGGACAACGCTACAGGAGACCCGTAAAAACCAAAGCCTCTCCCTTGCCGAAGGACTTGAGCTTATGTTACAGGCAGAAGAACAGGAAAGAGACAACAGGAGGTTTAAAAGACTGGAATCCAACGCAGGGTTCCGTTACAAAGCTTCACTGGAAGAACTCTCCCTGGACAAAACCAGGGGCCTGGATGATATGCTCCTGGCAACCCTGGCAACCGGGGAATATATAACCAATAGGGATGCTGTACTTGTCACGGGGGCTACCGGCTGTGGAAAAAGTTACCTGGCCTCGGCCCTTGGCCACCAGGCCTGTGTGCATGGGAAAAAGGTCGCTTACTTCAACACCCAAAAGCTCATGATCAAAATCAAGATGGTCAGACTGGACGGCACTGCCATCAGGTTCTTTGATAAACTGGCAAAAACGGACCTGCTCATCCTCGATGACTTCGGCCTGACAAACCTGGATAAACAGCAACAGATCGATCTTATGGAGCTTATCGAAGACAGGCACGGTAAAAAATCCACTATTATTGCAAGTCAGCTCCCTGTCTCAAGCTGGTACGATGTCATAGGTGAGCCGACCATCGCAGATGCCATTCTTGACCGGTTGGTACACGTCTCCTACAGAATCGAGCTGAAAGGGGAAAGTCTCAGAAAAAAAATGTAA
- a CDS encoding HigA family addiction module antitoxin, with protein sequence MERLNNIHPGEILKEEFLIPLGISAYRLAKETFLPQTRISEIIKGNRRITADTALRFAKFFGTSPKFWLGLQDDYDLE encoded by the coding sequence ATGGAACGATTAAATAACATACACCCCGGTGAAATTCTAAAAGAGGAATTCTTAATACCTCTTGGTATTTCTGCTTACCGTTTGGCAAAAGAAACTTTCCTGCCACAAACCAGGATCAGTGAAATCATTAAAGGTAACCGACGGATCACTGCTGACACTGCCCTGCGTTTTGCTAAATTTTTTGGCACAAGTCCCAAGTTTTGGCTTGGTTTACAAGACGATTATGATCTTGAATAA
- a CDS encoding group II intron maturase-specific domain-containing protein, with translation MGWVNNYRLASIQAKLKQIDEWLRNRLRYCIWHDWKKPERKRKNLIRLGIDQDHAYA, from the coding sequence ATGGGATGGGTGAACAACTACCGCTTGGCAAGTATTCAGGCCAAACTTAAACAGATCGACGAGTGGCTGAGGAACCGACTTCGCTACTGCATTTGGCATGATTGGAAGAAGCCTGAGCGAAAACGTAAAAACCTGATCAGACTGGGGATAGACCAAGATCATGCCTACGCATAG